One genomic segment of Thermodesulfobacterium sp. TA1 includes these proteins:
- a CDS encoding sigma-54-dependent Fis family transcriptional regulator translates to MKSKTDDISIGLREILEAVPYGAAFLDDRLRIVRINSLLEALTGYQSEEVQGLEVNQVIRINVFKELLNEVKKGERFTIEGDIIDVNRRRLPVKIFGKVIYQEDKRWVLLIIEDLSLLKGKAIFLPQTREDLILGNSPAILKIKDMLPVFAASDATLLIEGETGTGKDLLAEVIHKLSPRADHPFIKVNCGALPETLLESELFGHVKGAFTGANTDKPGMIKLANGGTLFLTEIGDLPLTLQVKLLTFLDDKEFYPLGSSKKIKVDIRVIVATNKNLRQMVKEGKFREDLFYRLNVLKIQLPPLRERGEDILILADYFLREFSEKAHKKIKGFSEQALKVLKSYKYPGNIRELRNIVEYAVHVCPDGLITEKHLPDYLWHSLKEETEQPQKPVSDFKNNKEENFNWSEFEKQRIIEALISCGGKKSEAAKKLCWSRSTLWRKLKKYGLE, encoded by the coding sequence ATGAAAAGTAAAACCGATGATATTAGTATAGGTCTTAGAGAAATTTTAGAAGCCGTTCCTTATGGGGCTGCGTTTTTAGATGACCGATTAAGGATAGTACGTATAAATTCTCTCTTAGAGGCTTTAACCGGTTATCAATCTGAAGAAGTACAAGGGTTAGAGGTAAATCAGGTTATAAGGATTAATGTGTTTAAAGAGCTACTAAATGAGGTTAAAAAAGGAGAAAGGTTTACGATAGAAGGAGACATCATAGATGTTAATCGAAGAAGATTGCCTGTAAAAATTTTCGGAAAAGTTATTTATCAGGAAGACAAAAGGTGGGTTTTACTGATAATAGAGGACCTTTCTCTGCTAAAAGGAAAAGCAATCTTTTTGCCCCAAACCAGAGAAGACTTAATTTTGGGTAACAGCCCGGCTATTTTAAAAATAAAGGATATGCTGCCTGTTTTTGCTGCGTCTGATGCTACTCTTTTGATAGAAGGAGAAACCGGCACAGGAAAAGATTTGTTAGCTGAGGTAATACACAAACTTTCTCCCAGAGCAGACCATCCTTTTATCAAGGTAAACTGTGGAGCCCTTCCAGAGACCCTTTTAGAATCAGAGCTTTTTGGTCATGTAAAAGGGGCTTTTACAGGAGCTAACACTGACAAACCAGGAATGATTAAATTAGCCAACGGTGGAACCCTTTTTCTTACCGAAATAGGAGACTTACCATTGACCCTTCAAGTAAAGCTACTGACTTTTTTAGACGATAAAGAGTTTTATCCCCTTGGTAGTTCCAAAAAGATAAAAGTAGACATAAGGGTTATAGTAGCTACCAATAAAAACCTAAGGCAGATGGTTAAAGAGGGAAAGTTTAGGGAAGACTTATTTTATAGATTAAACGTTCTAAAAATACAACTTCCTCCACTTAGAGAAAGAGGGGAGGATATTCTAATTCTGGCCGACTATTTTTTAAGGGAATTTAGCGAAAAGGCCCATAAAAAAATTAAGGGATTTTCTGAACAGGCTTTAAAGGTGCTTAAATCTTACAAATACCCTGGGAATATAAGAGAGTTGAGAAACATAGTAGAATATGCCGTGCATGTCTGTCCAGATGGATTGATAACAGAAAAGCACCTTCCAGATTATTTATGGCATAGCCTAAAAGAAGAGACAGAACAACCGCAGAAACCAGTCTCAGATTTTAAGAATAACAAGGAAGAGAATTTTAATTGGTCTGAATTTGAAAAACAAAGAATTATAGAAGCTTTGATAAGCTGTGGAGGTAAAAAAAGTGAAGCAGCTAAAAAACTGTGTTGGTCAAGAAGCACTCTTTGGAGAAAATTAAAAAAATATGGGTTAGAATAA
- a CDS encoding NifB/NifX family molybdenum-iron cluster-binding protein, giving the protein MKILITVEKDKVAPRFDLTREVLIAENKGEKVRTVILPRSSAEELCSFILAENVDLVVCGGIEETYYQYLLWKKIKVIDRVIGPVKEVLKKAIQHQLKEGEIIK; this is encoded by the coding sequence ATGAAAATATTAATAACGGTAGAAAAGGACAAGGTAGCCCCAAGGTTTGACCTTACAAGGGAGGTACTTATTGCTGAAAACAAAGGAGAAAAAGTAAGGACTGTTATCCTTCCTCGTTCCTCAGCCGAGGAGCTTTGTAGTTTTATTTTAGCAGAAAACGTAGATTTGGTGGTTTGTGGAGGAATAGAAGAAACTTACTACCAGTATTTGTTGTGGAAAAAAATTAAAGTAATAGACAGGGTTATAGGCCCGGTAAAGGAGGTGCTAAAAAAGGCGATTCAACACCAATTGAAGGAAGGAGAAATCATAAAGTGA
- a CDS encoding PAS domain-containing sensor histidine kinase: MNRLELKNLGLRFKNFQTIFTLLFLLLSLTPIFLLTMVSYYKYKSLIQEDSLKQAHLYTYNVKQTIESYLAQLKNTIVLIAEVYSFEELSNQDTLDHIFEQLKKKHKGLVDLSVIGPDGIQVAYSGPFINLVGKDYKNIPWYQKVLSKKVYISEVVLGYRNIPHFIIAVSQNIKGKQKYWVLRASIDKETLNWFLCNIKTDEVYNAFLLNEKKEVQSSILDLKFNQGYINIEDFPYNEKEVVVQELKIENKYLIRSIVNIQETPWFLVIDRYNYQHKSSWNLFLQALLAICTLNILILIPVSIYLGIWITKMIKKFENEREAALIKAEHANRLASLGRLSAGVAHEINNPLAIINEKVGLIKDLVNKVGEIPYKNKLLKQIEGIEKAVERAKSIIYRLLGFARKMSHKLDLVNLNEVINECLSFLEKEASYHNIRFEKELQPDLSPILADCGQMQQVLFNLINNAIDAIVEAKRQEGIIKIKTSQLDENWIEIVVQDNGIGMPPERVKKIFEPFFTTKLDKEKKGTGLGLFITYKIIKKFEGTISVESEINKGTTFRIVLPIKTEGGGFL, translated from the coding sequence GTGAATAGGTTAGAATTAAAAAACTTAGGGCTCCGGTTTAAAAATTTTCAGACTATTTTTACGTTGCTTTTTTTACTCCTTTCTCTAACCCCAATTTTTCTTTTAACCATGGTAAGTTATTATAAATATAAAAGTCTAATTCAAGAAGATTCTTTAAAACAAGCCCATCTTTATACCTATAACGTTAAGCAAACCATCGAATCCTACTTAGCTCAACTTAAAAATACTATAGTCTTAATTGCTGAGGTTTATTCTTTTGAAGAGCTTTCTAATCAAGACACTTTAGACCATATTTTTGAGCAACTCAAAAAAAAGCATAAAGGTTTGGTAGACTTAAGCGTAATAGGACCTGATGGAATTCAAGTAGCCTATTCAGGTCCGTTTATTAATTTAGTCGGTAAAGACTACAAGAATATACCTTGGTATCAAAAAGTCTTAAGCAAAAAAGTTTATATAAGTGAGGTAGTATTAGGCTATAGAAACATCCCTCATTTTATCATAGCTGTTAGCCAAAATATAAAAGGGAAACAGAAGTACTGGGTTTTAAGGGCAAGCATCGATAAAGAAACTTTAAATTGGTTTTTATGTAATATTAAAACCGATGAAGTTTATAATGCCTTTCTGCTAAACGAAAAAAAGGAAGTACAAAGTTCTATTTTAGACTTAAAATTTAACCAGGGCTATATTAATATAGAGGATTTCCCTTACAATGAAAAAGAGGTGGTAGTACAAGAGCTAAAAATTGAGAACAAATATTTAATAAGGTCTATAGTAAACATCCAAGAGACCCCATGGTTCTTAGTAATAGATCGATATAACTATCAACACAAATCATCTTGGAATCTTTTTTTACAGGCCCTTTTAGCTATCTGTACGCTTAACATTTTGATTTTAATTCCGGTAAGTATTTACCTTGGAATATGGATAACTAAAATGATTAAAAAATTTGAAAACGAAAGGGAAGCTGCCTTAATCAAGGCTGAGCATGCCAATAGATTAGCCTCTTTAGGAAGACTTTCTGCAGGAGTAGCCCATGAAATAAACAATCCTTTGGCTATTATTAACGAAAAAGTGGGTCTTATCAAAGATTTAGTAAATAAAGTAGGGGAAATACCTTATAAGAACAAACTTTTAAAACAAATAGAGGGAATAGAAAAAGCAGTAGAAAGGGCTAAATCTATTATCTATCGCTTGCTTGGTTTTGCAAGAAAAATGTCCCACAAATTAGATTTGGTAAATCTAAACGAGGTAATAAATGAGTGTCTGAGTTTTTTAGAAAAAGAAGCAAGTTATCATAATATCCGTTTTGAAAAAGAGTTGCAACCTGATTTATCCCCTATATTAGCAGATTGTGGACAAATGCAGCAGGTACTTTTTAACCTGATAAACAATGCTATAGACGCCATAGTTGAGGCTAAAAGACAAGAGGGAATAATCAAAATTAAAACTTCTCAACTTGATGAAAATTGGATAGAAATTGTAGTACAAGATAACGGTATAGGTATGCCTCCAGAAAGGGTCAAAAAGATTTTTGAGCCTTTTTTTACTACTAAGTTGGATAAAGAGAAAAAAGGCACAGGACTTGGGTTATTTATTACCTATAAAATTATTAAAAAGTTTGAAGGGACCATTTCTGTAGAAAGTGAAATTAACAAAGGTACTACTTTTAGGATTGTTTTGCCTATAAAGACTGAGGGAGGCGGTTTTTTATGA
- a CDS encoding response regulator, which yields MKIKPKVLIIDDEVDFGETLAERLELRDFESRFTESIEEALALLEQNWIPDIILLDLKMPKIDGIKGIEILRKVAPYASILMITGHGSVSVAIESMKKGICDYLFKPIELEELISKINECLKNKKD from the coding sequence ATGAAGATAAAGCCTAAAGTTTTAATCATAGACGATGAGGTAGACTTTGGTGAAACCTTAGCTGAAAGGCTTGAATTAAGAGATTTTGAGAGCAGGTTTACAGAAAGTATCGAAGAAGCTTTGGCTTTATTAGAACAAAACTGGATACCAGATATTATCTTGTTAGACCTAAAAATGCCTAAAATAGACGGAATTAAAGGGATAGAAATTTTAAGAAAAGTCGCTCCCTATGCTTCTATATTAATGATTACAGGACATGGCTCGGTTAGTGTAGCAATAGAAAGTATGAAAAAAGGGATTTGTGATTACTTATTTAAACCTATTGAACTCGAAGAATTGATATCTAAAATTAACGAATGTTTAAAAAATAAAAAAGATTAA
- a CDS encoding response regulator translates to MEEKISLLIIDDEEDFLDIMFKRLSKRGFTVFTSISCNNGLEVLKQNQVDVIVLDVLMPDKDGIECLKEIKKLYNIPVILLTGHASAKVGLESIKLGAKDYCLKPIDLEELIEKIRIVYRDSKIQ, encoded by the coding sequence ATGGAAGAAAAAATATCGTTACTAATCATCGATGACGAAGAAGATTTTTTAGACATTATGTTTAAAAGACTTTCTAAAAGAGGGTTTACCGTATTTACTTCAATAAGTTGTAATAACGGGTTGGAGGTGTTAAAACAAAATCAAGTAGATGTAATCGTTCTTGATGTTTTAATGCCTGACAAAGACGGAATTGAATGCTTAAAAGAGATTAAAAAACTTTATAACATCCCAGTGATTTTACTTACCGGACATGCATCTGCTAAGGTAGGTTTAGAAAGTATAAAATTAGGGGCAAAGGATTACTGTTTAAAACCTATAGATTTAGAGGAATTGATAGAAAAAATTAGGATTGTTTACAGAGATTCTAAAATTCAATAA
- a CDS encoding PEP/pyruvate-binding domain-containing protein, with protein sequence MDFLKKLFQHFSKNKVSQNYRQILKEKYSHFKNLLNANNQILKTIAELEEKKATGKPFDRKYLILKTNEILSNTEKIIFHLNALSQNKYSSLYQTYQTLKEQIESLLYPKLEIVKTEFVYPLTEITRANVNCAGRKMANLGELKNVLKLPTPEGFVLTTSAFLYFIKQNRLEEKINSLLVKAYNTEDLKTLEKLSSDLQALVLESKVPENLEAFIFKAYDRLVKQIGYLPKLAVRSSAVLEDTELTFGGQFSSFLDVTKEELIEKYKEVIASLFNTHALFGYRSKGVPKDFLVMAVGFLCMVEAKVSGVAYSIDPNNPAGDYLLITAVKGKGDVLVSGLTSAETYLVQKSSLKILEVKTSNHSSPLLTEEEIFDLAEKTLKLEKHFQTPRDIEWSIDQQGKLYFLQTRRLKLNQELNWETKLTFNPEGYKVLLEGGTIASKGVGYGKAFLLEEDKNLTDFKKGEVLIVRHTRPQYAVVMEKASAVVTDIGSPTGHMASIAREYGVPMIVNTKIATQILKPGQEITVDAIHGKIYEGKVEELLNEYQRLKNLGFKNSSLYHSLTELLKLITPLNLTLPSHSDFKLENCRTIHDITRFAHEMAMQEFFSLGETYQNKDLEPSVLQIGLPIQILILDIEDGLKDPQKKHITLEDIQSKPLLAVLKGMLNIKWPEPPPIDAKGFLGLIFTTTITPEEELLAMGEKSFCIITQNYLNLSIRMGYHFSIIETYIGENINDNYIKFFFKGGGAEGLRRLRRLKIFEEVLKRLGFCVKIEEDVLEARLTKYEEREILETLEVLGKLTAYTKQLDVALYADLITQKYIEDFIKDHLPKQ encoded by the coding sequence ATGGACTTTCTAAAAAAACTTTTTCAACATTTTTCTAAAAATAAAGTCTCACAAAATTATAGACAAATACTTAAAGAAAAATACAGTCATTTTAAAAACTTGTTAAACGCTAATAATCAAATTTTAAAAACGATAGCTGAGCTTGAAGAAAAAAAAGCAACCGGTAAGCCTTTTGACAGAAAATATCTTATTTTAAAGACAAATGAAATTTTATCAAATACCGAAAAAATTATCTTCCATCTCAACGCCCTTTCCCAAAACAAATACTCCTCCCTTTATCAAACATACCAGACCTTAAAAGAACAGATAGAAAGTCTTCTTTATCCTAAATTAGAGATTGTCAAAACTGAGTTTGTCTATCCTTTAACCGAAATTACTAGGGCAAACGTCAATTGTGCTGGAAGAAAAATGGCTAATTTAGGAGAGCTAAAAAACGTCTTAAAACTACCTACTCCAGAAGGTTTTGTCCTCACTACTTCAGCCTTTTTATATTTTATAAAACAAAACCGGTTAGAAGAAAAAATAAACTCTCTTCTTGTTAAAGCCTATAATACCGAAGACCTAAAGACTTTAGAAAAACTTTCTTCTGACCTTCAAGCCTTGGTATTAGAATCCAAAGTTCCTGAAAATTTAGAAGCCTTTATCTTTAAAGCTTATGATCGCTTAGTAAAACAAATAGGCTATTTACCTAAATTAGCGGTAAGAAGTAGCGCTGTTTTAGAAGATACAGAACTTACTTTTGGTGGACAGTTTAGTTCCTTCTTAGATGTAACCAAAGAAGAGTTGATCGAAAAATATAAAGAAGTGATAGCCAGCTTGTTTAACACCCATGCGCTTTTTGGATATAGGTCTAAAGGGGTCCCTAAAGATTTCTTAGTAATGGCTGTAGGGTTTTTATGTATGGTTGAAGCAAAGGTAAGTGGAGTAGCTTACTCGATTGATCCTAACAACCCAGCAGGGGATTATCTGCTAATTACTGCGGTAAAGGGAAAAGGGGATGTTTTAGTTTCTGGTTTAACCTCTGCTGAGACTTATTTAGTCCAAAAATCCTCCTTAAAAATTTTAGAAGTTAAAACCTCTAACCATTCTTCCCCTTTATTAACCGAGGAAGAAATCTTTGACTTAGCCGAAAAAACCTTAAAATTAGAGAAACATTTCCAAACCCCCCGAGATATAGAATGGAGTATAGACCAGCAAGGTAAATTATACTTTCTTCAAACAAGACGCTTAAAATTAAACCAAGAACTAAACTGGGAAACAAAGTTAACCTTTAATCCTGAAGGTTACAAAGTTCTTCTTGAAGGTGGGACAATTGCCTCTAAAGGGGTAGGTTATGGAAAAGCTTTCTTGTTAGAAGAAGATAAAAACTTAACTGATTTTAAAAAAGGGGAGGTTTTGATTGTTCGGCACACCAGACCTCAATATGCAGTAGTTATGGAAAAAGCCTCGGCAGTAGTAACCGATATAGGAAGCCCTACAGGGCATATGGCTTCTATTGCGAGAGAATATGGGGTTCCTATGATAGTTAATACAAAAATCGCTACCCAGATTTTAAAACCTGGTCAAGAGATAACCGTTGACGCTATCCATGGAAAGATTTATGAAGGTAAAGTAGAAGAACTTTTAAACGAATACCAAAGGTTAAAAAATTTAGGATTTAAAAACTCTTCTCTTTACCATTCCCTAACTGAATTATTAAAACTCATAACCCCTTTAAACCTCACCCTTCCCTCACACTCTGACTTTAAACTGGAAAACTGTCGAACCATCCACGACATTACCCGTTTTGCCCATGAAATGGCCATGCAAGAATTTTTTAGTCTAGGGGAAACCTATCAAAACAAAGATTTAGAACCCTCGGTTTTGCAAATAGGTTTACCTATCCAAATCTTGATTTTAGACATAGAAGATGGTCTAAAAGACCCTCAAAAAAAACATATCACTTTAGAAGATATACAATCTAAACCTTTGCTTGCTGTGTTAAAGGGTATGTTAAACATAAAATGGCCAGAACCACCTCCTATAGATGCTAAAGGATTTTTAGGTCTGATTTTTACCACCACCATTACCCCTGAAGAAGAACTTTTAGCTATGGGAGAAAAAAGTTTTTGTATCATCACCCAAAATTATCTTAACCTCAGTATTAGAATGGGTTATCACTTTTCTATAATAGAGACTTACATCGGAGAAAACATAAACGATAATTATATAAAATTTTTCTTCAAGGGTGGTGGGGCTGAAGGTTTAAGAAGGTTAAGAAGACTAAAAATTTTTGAAGAAGTCCTTAAAAGATTAGGTTTTTGTGTAAAGATTGAGGAGGATGTGTTAGAAGCAAGATTAACTAAATACGAAGAAAGAGAAATTTTAGAAACCTTAGAGGTTTTAGGCAAGCTAACCGCATATACTAAACAATTAGACGTAGCTCTTTATGCCGACTTAATAACCCAGAAATACATAGAAGATTTTATCAAAGACCATTTACCAAAGCAATAA
- a CDS encoding glycosyltransferase family 4 protein — protein sequence MEKLILLRPKIGFGIGGAESHAGMVVVKLLERGFKVGVVAHTIVFPEEILKKLEVYKVRWRGFGSVPKQLLFIYQAKKILDNLSDYRLISFFRYPYPSDLFILCDPLVAFLQKQKRSILKNFSFRYKILLSLEKEALSKAKKVVSLFSLGKDLVKEFYPEIYEKTIVCYRGMDFKRFNPELKKFKEVFRKELGFSKEDFLILFVGYDAKRKGLPLLLKILSDLPERVKLLVIGIEGRSTSRVVYLGKVKEIEKYYAMADLFALPTLYDPGALATLEALATGTPVVTTPYDGTSEFVREGINGFVVERTEETFKKAILKALVLRFDPEKVYQTISHLTWDGYVDCLISQLGIL from the coding sequence ATGGAAAAACTAATTCTCTTAAGACCTAAAATCGGGTTTGGGATTGGAGGGGCAGAGTCTCATGCTGGAATGGTTGTAGTAAAACTTTTAGAGCGAGGATTTAAAGTAGGGGTGGTTGCTCATACTATAGTTTTCCCCGAAGAAATCTTAAAAAAGCTTGAGGTTTATAAAGTTAGATGGAGAGGTTTTGGTTCAGTTCCAAAACAGCTTTTGTTTATTTATCAGGCAAAAAAAATCTTGGATAACCTTTCTGACTACCGACTTATAAGCTTTTTCCGTTATCCATATCCTTCAGACCTTTTTATTCTTTGTGACCCATTAGTTGCCTTTCTACAAAAACAAAAGAGGTCGATTTTAAAAAATTTTAGCTTTCGTTATAAAATCCTTTTAAGCCTTGAAAAGGAAGCCCTTTCTAAGGCCAAAAAGGTGGTCTCACTTTTTTCTTTAGGGAAAGATCTTGTGAAGGAGTTTTATCCAGAAATATATGAGAAAACAATAGTTTGTTATAGAGGAATGGATTTTAAAAGATTTAATCCTGAGCTAAAGAAGTTTAAAGAGGTTTTTAGAAAAGAATTGGGTTTCTCTAAAGAAGATTTTTTAATACTTTTTGTAGGTTATGATGCCAAAAGGAAAGGGTTACCCCTTTTACTTAAAATTTTGTCAGACCTTCCAGAAAGGGTTAAACTTTTGGTTATAGGTATAGAAGGAAGGTCTACGTCAAGGGTGGTTTATTTAGGTAAGGTAAAAGAGATAGAAAAATACTATGCTATGGCTGATTTGTTTGCCCTCCCTACTTTGTATGATCCAGGAGCCCTTGCAACCTTAGAAGCTTTAGCCACAGGAACCCCTGTTGTCACAACTCCCTATGATGGAACAAGCGAGTTTGTGAGAGAAGGGATAAACGGGTTTGTGGTAGAAAGGACAGAAGAGACTTTTAAAAAGGCGATTTTAAAGGCTTTAGTCCTTAGGTTCGACCCTGAAAAGGTTTATCAAACGATTAGTCATCTTACTTGGGATGGTTATGTGGACTGTCTTATTTCCCAACTGGGAATCCTTTAA
- a CDS encoding lipopolysaccharide kinase InaA family protein gives MSITLVFGFEVVIEHLSFFYKIFDKKSQNLFLPKPFFEREKRYRKVKGYEVDGQRFYIKKYSNCFEEANSEWRNLLRLRELGFSVPEPFFIRKRPDKLEIATFELKGKPLSELLKNKELQANLIYKLAELLSALHLKRLYHQDCYLNHFFWEEETEILGFLDVSRVLSNPRFSLKYQIKDLAQLGYSFEEYFGEKGAFLFQKFLSRYLELSKSKPAWLVKFLVEFKIWLIRRRTKRARLKGKKL, from the coding sequence ATGTCTATCACATTGGTGTTTGGTTTTGAAGTGGTTATAGAACATCTTTCTTTTTTTTATAAAATTTTTGATAAAAAATCTCAAAATTTATTTCTTCCTAAACCTTTTTTTGAACGAGAAAAAAGATATCGAAAGGTTAAAGGTTATGAGGTAGACGGTCAGAGGTTTTATATAAAAAAATATAGTAACTGTTTTGAAGAAGCAAACTCTGAGTGGAGAAATCTCTTAAGGTTAAGGGAGTTAGGATTTTCTGTGCCAGAACCTTTTTTTATACGAAAAAGGCCTGATAAGCTAGAAATAGCAACTTTTGAGTTAAAAGGAAAACCTCTTTCGGAATTACTAAAAAATAAAGAATTGCAAGCTAATCTTATCTATAAACTTGCTGAGCTACTTTCAGCCTTACATTTAAAGAGGCTTTACCATCAAGATTGTTATTTAAATCATTTTTTTTGGGAAGAAGAAACTGAAATCCTCGGATTTTTGGACGTATCAAGGGTTTTATCAAATCCGCGATTTTCTTTAAAATATCAAATTAAAGACCTCGCACAACTTGGATATTCCTTTGAGGAATACTTTGGAGAAAAAGGGGCTTTTCTTTTTCAAAAATTTTTATCTCGTTATCTGGAACTTTCTAAGTCTAAGCCCGCATGGCTTGTAAAATTCTTAGTAGAGTTTAAAATTTGGCTAATCAGAAGAAGAACTAAACGAGCAAGATTAAAAGGTAAAAAATTATAA
- a CDS encoding glycosyltransferase family 9 protein yields MIYLFLSYLFFPLIKLLSLLRGKDKPFKKILVIQAAKIGDFICSTHLFREIKKTYPNSRLTVMVNPIVKEIAELNPYIDEVIPISSKGYKGFLGKIRLANLIRKGRYDVGITLNPNLPFTIGMLWGLIPIRLTVMPNFCGLTFRLASKFFTKLEPHASGRLVVETYLKLLNHIDIKTDNIAKEVYQSIEADKRVSEFLGLINKPLIGIAVSSGNKLKEIASKKIAEIIDQILKEIDAYIVLIGSAQDKLKAQEVLSLVKVKERILDSTGRFNLGELPALIKKLSVFIGVDTGITYMADALKVPIVYIPGPIDTSEQRPVESRMISIFHRLSCMPCSFVFKTTSFCKYNSKDCINLVTSEEIVLAVKKLLEN; encoded by the coding sequence ATGATTTATCTTTTTCTTAGTTATCTATTTTTTCCCTTGATTAAACTTTTAAGTTTATTAAGAGGAAAAGACAAACCTTTTAAAAAGATTTTAGTTATTCAAGCGGCTAAAATAGGTGATTTTATTTGTTCTACTCATCTGTTTAGGGAAATTAAAAAAACTTACCCTAATTCTCGTTTAACCGTTATGGTAAATCCTATAGTAAAAGAAATTGCTGAACTTAATCCCTATATAGATGAGGTTATCCCTATTTCCTCAAAAGGATATAAAGGGTTTTTAGGAAAAATTAGACTTGCTAATTTGATAAGGAAAGGACGATACGATGTTGGTATTACTCTTAATCCTAACCTACCTTTTACTATAGGGATGTTATGGGGATTAATACCTATAAGACTTACGGTAATGCCTAATTTTTGTGGATTAACCTTTAGGCTTGCCTCTAAATTTTTTACCAAGCTTGAACCACATGCTTCCGGAAGATTGGTTGTGGAAACTTATTTAAAACTTTTAAACCATATAGATATAAAAACCGATAATATAGCTAAAGAGGTATACCAAAGCATAGAAGCTGATAAGCGGGTATCAGAATTTTTAGGATTAATAAACAAACCGCTTATTGGGATAGCAGTGAGTAGTGGTAATAAACTTAAAGAGATAGCTTCTAAAAAAATTGCAGAAATCATAGATCAAATTTTAAAAGAGATAGATGCTTATATTGTTTTGATAGGGTCTGCTCAAGATAAGTTAAAAGCACAAGAGGTTTTAAGTTTGGTAAAGGTTAAAGAAAGGATTTTAGATTCAACCGGAAGGTTTAATTTAGGGGAATTACCGGCTCTAATTAAAAAACTTTCAGTTTTTATAGGGGTTGATACAGGAATAACTTACATGGCAGATGCTTTAAAAGTGCCTATAGTTTATATACCTGGACCTATAGATACTTCTGAACAACGTCCTGTTGAAAGTAGAATGATATCCATTTTTCATAGGTTAAGTTGTATGCCTTGTAGTTTTGTTTTTAAAACTACAAGTTTTTGTAAATACAATAGTAAAGATTGTATTAATTTAGTAACTTCCGAAGAAATTGTTTTAGCGGTTAAAAAGTTATTAGAAAATTAA